Below is a genomic region from Rosa chinensis cultivar Old Blush chromosome 5, RchiOBHm-V2, whole genome shotgun sequence.
TCGAACTGGTTTTCTCAGTGGAATGAGAGGCAACGTGAAGacgaggaagatgatgaagaatatGATGCACAGAGGCGAAGAAATATAACACAAGTTATGGCAGAAGCAGCTAGCTGGTTGGCTACTAACCCACTTCAACAACAACCTCAATGGGGTGGTTCTGTTCCAGGCCGCTCTACCCGTCATCGATCACGTGAGGTAGCTAATGAAAAATTGTTAAATGATTACTTCGTAGATGACCCTGTGTATCCTGCCGAAACTTTCAGACGACGTTACAGGATGAGGCGTGAAGTGTTCCTCCGCATGTTAGAGCATGTCCAGACGGCGGATCCATACTTTAGGCAGTCACAAGATTGTGCTGGCCGTCCAGGATTCTCACCTCACCAGAAATTGACGTGCTCACTCCGGATGCTAGCCACTGCATGCTCGGCTGATTCCTTAGATGAATCCTTCTGTATGCCGGAATCAACAGCCATTGAGAATCTTAGTCGATTTTGCGGTACCATTGTCACCATTTATCAAGAACGCTACCTTCAGGCTCCTACAACAAAGGATCTAGATATGCTCCTACAAAGAGCCGAGCGACGAGGGTTTCCTGGAATGATAGGTTCGCTTGACTGCATGCATTGGCAGTGGAAGAATTGTCCAGTGGGATGGCAGGGTAGCTTTAGCGGCAAATCAAAAAAGCCAACCATTGTTCTCGAAGCTGTGGCAGGTCCCGACACCTGGATCTAGCATGCTTTCTTTGGAATCCTGGGAGCTCAAAATGACCTCACTGTTCTCGGACGCTCCCTTTTGTTTGATGCTGTCACAGCAGGTCAGTCACCACATCTTAACTACTATGTGAACGGGACTCCTTATGAGTTTAGGTACTACCTTGCTGATGATATTTACCCTAAATGGGCGACGCTGGTGCAATCTATTAGACAACCTGAGAATGAACAGGAGGAGTATTTTTTCACAAAACAGGAGGCGTACCGCAAGGATGTTGAAAGGGCATTTGGAATTCTACAAGCACGATTTGCAATAATTAGGCAACCTGCAAGAGGTTGGGATAAGGATTCATTATCAACAATCATGTTGGCTTGCATAATACTTCATAACATGATTGTGGAGGATGAGCGAGATGACTACTATAATGATGAGTCTGATGATGATGAACCAAACCCAAATAGGTCAAGGAGAGCTCGAGCAAGAATATATGATGGCCCAAACTTACCTCTTGATTCAAGAACCGGGCAAATTACAATGGTCGAATACGTGTCTTGTTACCGAAGGGTACGCTCTCAAATTGGAAATAGTAATCTGCGAAAAGATCTTGTCAAACATGTTTGGTCAAGAAGAGAACAAGGAAGACAAGGCTAGGGGTATGACAATTACATTGTCATCCTAATAATAATTGACAATTCATTGTCATCTTATAATGCTCGGGTcttatttttttatctattttttattaatgggtgacttgtttttattttctttttttggtttcaattgtAATGAATAAAAGTGTACTTTAATTCTACTTTACTTTCAGCATTTAtttcataaataaaatattacataaacttCATTAACATGATACAAaatgaataaatttaaaaaaaatgcacTTGAAAGAAACTAGTTTATATTAACGGTATTCGTCTTCATCGAATGGCATTTGTGGATGATAGTCATTCGATGTTGAGCCGGTATTCGGAAACAATTCCCGTGCGCTTAGCTTTTCAAGTGCTTCTCTCTTTTTCCCATCAAAATAAGTCTTGCTCTTTGAAGTAAAATTAACGGTTTGCACCATTAAAATAGcttcttctctatctctctctcgtCGATCTTCCTTCATCTTCTCCCTTATTGCTTTTGCCTCTTCCGCATTCGCATTATCTTCCGCCAATCGATCCATGCGAGCTAATAACTTATCTTCAAAggctttcttctccttttcttggTCCTTGATTTGCTTTCTTCTTGCGGCATTTCTTCCCATCGGCCTAGGAATCGGATCCCTAGATGAAGTTGGTGTTGAACTACTATCGACaggatcatcatcatcttccaagGACACCGGGTGGTTTCTTTGCACCGGGGGTGGACCAAAATGTTCTTGCGAGGGTGTGTCAAATATCACCCAATCTTTGCACAAATCGTAGCAACTATGAAAATTGAACGATTTTCCTTTCATGTCTTGCCTAAACATATCCTCGGCGAGGTGTTGCTATAACAATATTTTTAACAACAATACATAAGAATAATAATTCATGAAATGATATTAAAGTACAatacataaaaaatatatatgatatgAATCTTACTTGATCTATGTGATTTGCTCCACTATGAAGTCTTCTCTCGGAACGTGTGACACAAGAATGCCACTTATTCATGTATGGAAAGAGAAATTTTTGCCATCAAGACTTACAACTTTCATCCGATCTTGCATTTGGAGGATTGCCATTGAAGCCATCAATTAATTTTCTCTCCACTTGTTTCCAAATGCCGTCTCCCTTTTGGCCATTACCTTTTGTAGAATTTTCGGATACTTTCATATATGCAACACAAAGAACTTCATCTTCTTTTCTTGTCCAATTCACACCTTTGAGAGAAGGAGTGGACATGCTTCAAATAAGTAGAAGTGGTGTTGGAGAGGGTAGAAAGTGTGAGAAATTATGAACAAgtgaatatatgtatatataggtaAAATGGGAAAAAAGTTACCGTTttgttactgtttttttttttggtaacatAAATGTTACTGTTTTTTTCTTGGTAACACAAATGTTACCGTTTTATTTGGATTACAtatatactaaaaaaaaaaaaaattatgtagcCAAACGGCTAGTTGCTCTCATGTGTATAATTATACTCATTAATTGTAAGCCATTGGATTAAATCATTTGCTTGATTATCAACTATTAGATTAAAGTATAGCATCACACATAGCAATATTGGGCTGATTTTCTGTGGGCCCCACCAAGGGCTAAAGGGCCACCCATAGAGCTAAATGTAGCTCTCTCCACCCACCTCTCCACCTCTAGCCCTTTGGACCTTCCCTTGTTGGAGTCCATTTTTTAGCCAAAAGGGCTTAAGGTTACCTATAGCTCTCCttattggagatggccttaCCAACCACTATTATATGAAATTAAGAACATCAGAAATCATGAAAGTAACAGCTAAAAATCAACTTTTATATCTAGTATCATTTTGTGCTTTACACTTGCCATCATCAGCTGTAAGTCTTCAAAACAAAATATTCACCCTATATAACAATGTAGATTCTCCCACCAACGATAAGCAGCAGCCAATGAACTATCTCAGTCATCTACAATCACATCAACACTACAGGAATCAATGAACATTTCAGTTCAACCGAACAAGAACATGCAAGAAGCAACCTTTCTTTCCACGCCACATGTATGTAGTTCCTTTCCGGCAGTGTATGAACCAAACAAGAATATGCAAGAAGCAGCCTATGGATTACCTAGTCCTCTACAATTATATCAACAATATACCTCGGTCATCTACAATTATATCAAAAGCGATGAATGTTTCAATTGAACCACAATATGCAAGAAGCACCCACCAAATTGTCCTTCCCAAACGTTAGATTTGCTTGAGCTTCCCGGTCatggtactagtgtatagatcatctctgcaaattttcagccaaattgatgatcgttaaggtatctaactcgcttaaaccaatggactgactgaatctgtcaacctgaaccgtactaccTTTAAGGCCgttatcaaaaaataaaaatcacatttaacaactacaatgaacatgttgggtatttAAAAACATTAATAtaataaaagattagagaaaagacaaaaaattaagaaaaatggaTGATAAAGGACCAACTTCTTCTTGCATAAAGAGAAAAACTtcgatagattttttttttttaagaggaaaTTTTGATGgtctttttcaaatctttggtctggaggctggaaaattattggagtttggtatgtatagttaacactacaaagtccatgattatccatggtTTTCTAATTCCacaagtatgaatgatattttgaatacctctatacttttattcatttttaaaagtcttaATTGAATACTCCTAAATTTtagtggaattcatgaagtcttttaAAAATCCTGACTGttaaagtctatattgaatacaccctgacttttaaattccataaatttctttaaaagttccactaattccatatacaatacaccccccttagaaAATTTCCCAGCTTATAAACTGtgaaagttttattttttattttatttttttattcgtTCAATCTCCAATTTGGGTCTAGGCCCAGCCTGAAACCGACCGGATTTGGTATTGTCAGTATCAAATCTCAAAATGTCCCATACCGACCTATACCGAGACAAGTTTTCGGGCCTGAGTCCAGTCTCACCTAAATTCTGGCCCATTTCGACCCGTGGCCAGGCCTAGTTTTTGGgatttttctttgtaattgtcGCTTCGTTTTTACATGCCATTTGGGTTATTCTCATTAAGGCCCATTGGATTTTCTCGCTCCTCTCACATTCTTGAAGAACCCGGCCCGAACCTGCGTCGCCACCATCATGGATCCCAAGATTTTGGCACTCAGAACCAAGAGTGTCAAACTCATCCATGGCATCAAGAAGCTGCGGTTAGCTGTGCGCCGGTTTAAGGCCGCCAATGGCATGGTCATCCAGGGATTAGACATGTCCGTTAACCCCGATTCTTTGTTGCCTCGTCTCTCAGGTTCAATTTCTCTCCTCCAAAAGGAATGCTCTGATTTGATGAATTATGCTTCGAAGTACTGCAACATCTCCAACATGCCGTTCAATCCTCCTGGATCCGACACCGAGTTACAAGGGATGGTGCTATATGCGACATGGCTGCTCGGCCAGGGCATTCAAAGCGGCGTCGACGTTGTTGTTGCTGAAGCCGTTGCCCCGAACGGCGGTGCTCAGAACGGCATCGTCTCAGCTTCAAGTTATGGATCTCCCACTCCCAATCTCTCGTAGCAAAGAGGCGGCATTGGCGACGGCCGCTTTGCCTCGTGGGTCAGAGGAAGAGGGCGGGCTTGTGCCAATAACCTCACTGGGTTCATCGATTGTGCTTTGGCAATTACAGCCGTGGTCCTTCTCGTCAAGTCTGTAGAAATGATTTTTGGGAAAGACATTggtaaaccctaaccctaactgtttgttttgtttatttgcaGTGCGAAAGATGTAGGCTAATATTATAATGGTGAAAGATTTAGATGCGTTTGCTTTTGTTCTGTTTCCTTTTGAGAAATACTATGGGCCTGTTCGGTAacatttttaaaaatgatttttcaaaaaccaattttgaaaatgaaaacgagaaaacaagatttgatttttgagaTCCAAAAATGTGTCTGATAGTTTATTCTGAAGACAATTTTCAAAAATGAGAACAGCAAAAACGTGTCCGGTACTACCgtatgaaaatacaaaaaacaatgaaaatatattCGGTTCTAGTatttttaaaatctcaattttcaatatttagtGTAGAACTCAATTTTCGTTCTTTGCATGCCGAACGCCACCTAAATCTTCTTCACGTGTTGAGGATCGTCATCTATCTGGTTTTTGCTTTGCTCTAATGTGTTGTGTGCTTTTTGggtttgcttcttttttttcttcttctttgtttctgtTTCCTTTTGAGAAATAGAAGGGGGAGTAGTACTCACTTTTCCCCCATGGATGAAGCCGTCCAAACCAGCTTTGTATAAGAAATTACCATAGACTAGAAGTGCTTTCGGAcaccaacaaagaaagaaagggatCAAGTGTTGGATCTCCTTGCCTGACCCTCTAGTAGGTTGAAATCTACCCAAGGCTAAACCATTGCAGAAATTCTAGTATGACACTCTTTAAACTTTGAATAATAAAGGAACATATATTAGATGATGAATAAAATGAAATATGTGTAGACGCTTTCATTCATATCGATTGTTTTGGTCTACGGTGCAGGAGAAAGATGGTTATTGATGTGTAGAAAACATTTGCCAGGAGTCTTAAAGAAATTAGTATCCCAGAATGGGATCCCAACCTCTGCAGCAATAAGAACATTTCTAAAAGCATATCAAACACAGACACGAACAACATAACTAGAgtattcattttgttttttaatacaacaaaatgaaattgcATCATAACATTATCAGTCATAAAACCATCACCTGATATCCCTAAATTGCTAGAATTAGACTTTTGAAGTGTCTATAATACCCTTTCATAacataattattaaattaagtcaataatatataaatagataaaagtgtaaattgaaattaaaaatagcCAAACCACCACTATTctatgttcaaaaaaaaaatttccttttagTCGACCATTTTCCCTTAACACAATGTCACCCGCGAGAAACGCCGGCATGTTGCTAGTAATATTTAAGTAAATCTaaattgtgtctggcccaaactctaggttacttgacctagtagtaatagagttttaattagagataatctcggagaatatcttagagatattcattcattgtatggttacctttccttgtacgattcagattctatgcattgtaatcctatTATCATtgagaacacacaacaattctctctcaaatatcatttccctaaaacatataaatgatttttttttttcgacaaaGAAATGTATATAAATGATTATTGAAAGTTCGAGAATATATTTTCTTCATTGAATTGTTTTTAACTTCTTTTCTGATATTATCATAAATCAATAAATTAAGGCATAAATGCCCAAATACACCatgaatttggttgaaattgtcAATTTCTACCTAACTTTGCAATTACGAAATTTTATACACTTAACTTGATATAAATTGTCAATTTACACCTCTCcattaaattttcaattttcaattttcaatccaTTTTTCCTTTAGTGGATGATGTGGTAAGTGTGggaccctctttttttttttttttttttttttatatttattcttGACGACAGTGTAACTCCCCACCCCATAATCCTGATCTCAATGAGATTTGAACGGTGTTAGTAAGACTAGTTAACCAATAGGCCACGACCCATATGGTTATCAAATAGGTACTAGGTGGTAATGTAATTTAAGAGAATGAAaagactttttgaaaagaaaaataagaaataaaattttAGTGTAAACTATGAACAATTTAAGCATCATCCAAAGCCATCTTCATTAGAAGGACTATAGCCACCCAACCTTGTTATACGACTTCTGCTGTTATAGTTGATTGCCTCTcagtgccttgtctggcctagagAGGCGACGACTCATTCTGgttaaatggtcgcaacctcttAGTGGCatgatgaaactaagtgtcgtcggatttatttTCCGGCGATAatatagtaggaaagctgtgataTTGGCAATTATGTTTCGCTATagtcgagttatctttccgttatgtcaaagcaaatagagtaggcAGTAGTGCACTCTTTACTATTtgatgcttgttagaataccTAAATAAACGTAGAGACTCCCGATATCATTTTAAGATGTTCTCTAAATGCTTACTAAAaccaggggtttaggctcaatgtacCTCCCTTatattcaacagtttcattaatcaagacttgagggcagtCGCACAatcctttatttaaaaaaaaatagttgattgCCTCTCAGATTTATCTACTATTCTCTCCTCTAAATTTTGATTTGATCGCTAGAACCCATTCTAGAGATGTTAATTAGTGTCCAAAGGACCTTGCCCTGTCTGGTCGACGACGGATGGAATTGTTGgcgattttttctttttttggcatTTTAGACTAGTTTGTAGATAGAGGGGTGTGAggaagatttttatttttatttttattcatcTACTTGGGTGAACAcatacaaagaaaagaaagatggaTGATGCTGGTTCATTATGTTGAAATGTTGGTGGGGTTTTATTGGCACCATTGATGTTGAGGCATGAGCTTTAGTTCCATCttttccatttttgtttttcccAACAAGTCTGTGTTTTTTAATTGCCACTGGTGCTTGTTTGGCATCCATATAAGTAGAGATGGGTTCTCACACTTGCCACATCATCCACTAACAGGACAAATggatgaaaaattaaaaatttaacgGAGAGGGTGTAAATCGGCAATTTATACCTAGTTAAGAGTGTAAATTTTCACAATTACAAAGTCAAGGTGGAAATTGACAATTTTAACCAAGTTCAAGGTGTACTTTGGCAATTATGCCATAAATCCTTGGAGGTGGATGATGGTTCTGACCTACCAATCTGAATGCAGCCATTCAAAGTCCCCCGACTAAGAAGAGGGGTAGACCTAAAGCGAGCAAGAACAAGTATAATACAAAGGGTCCTAAATTTAGGAAAATTAGATTTTCTCATGTGGATAAGGAAAATCAGTTGGGTGCTGGTAATTAATGTGGGTCAAGTAGGTGAAACTCCTTTGCCTGAGGAGAATGCAATGGAAGAGGTAGAGGGAGGTGATTTGCTACTTTAGAAAATGCATGAACATTGTCAATGAAGAAATATGATATCAATGACGTTCTTGTCATCTGTGCCATTTACTCGCTaggtttctccgaaaacttcattcatgaaTGTCTTAGAgcatgtcgatacgagttcataaACATGTGATGCGCTAATTTTCGAGATCGCATGAAAAGGCTATGGTTAGTGGAAGTTTagatatttttgaaatttttttggtataatttgaaaattttcataaaaatatcaaaatttcctttttcaaaaactttctaaaatttttTGAAACTCTCTTTAGATACGCTCAACCCAACCCATTACTGAGCCGAACCAACTCAGCTGTACCTCCTCCGTTTGGAGCCCCATGGCGGCGTCACCAGTGTAGACCGACTCGATTTGGACTTCTCTCCTTATCCCAGCCACTGGCTTCCACGAATTCTCACCGTATAAGGTGAATTAACGACACAACTGGCGGTGACGACCGACCCTGATTGATTCTCTCTTTTCTGGCCATGACAGCACTTGAAACTGGTTGAGTTTTGAAGCCCTCTTATTTCTCTTTTGATCTAGACAAGCCTTATAGATTGATTCAACTTGTGGAGCTTAGAATTTGGATTTGAAGTTTCGGCCACCCAAAACTTTCAAGGGATATCTAGCTCGATCCAGGCCGAATTGGATTTAGTGACAGGTATGAAAGTTAGTTCTCATGTTGTGATGTTATGATCTATAAGTTCAATAGTTCTTATCTTAATGGTTTTGAGTTTCACAAACGTGTGAGACTCACGTGCAGCCGCTTGTGGTGGCGAGTCCGGCTCCCTTTGGAGTAGTTCTTTACTCTGTTATCTTGTTTTcatcgagacgaacatgtagatatGTTTTGTTTGTCATAACTTGATCGTTTGGGCAAGTTGGGTTAAACGTAGTTTTGGTTAGTTTGGTTTTCGAtttgtgaggatccgaccgttgaatcgtctatttattttataaaattgACCCTAGGAGTCTTTGGTATGAAGTTTTGTCTCGATTGGCTTAAACTTCAGTTTTTAGTTCTAGTGTGTGTCTCGAACTTTAAATGCTTTTGTACTTCGTGTTGTAATCAATTAAGACCTTGCTTTGATTAGGTGCCTCACTAAGTTTTATTAGTCgagttttgtggttttgtgCTTGCTCTCTTTTTTGTGTGTGAAGATGTAGTAGGATTTTGatgtgagtaaatctcacattgtTTTGGTTTATGAATAAGTCTATTTTAtggttttaatttttaatttttttaattgaaattgTGGTAGTTACCCATTGTTAAAATTGGTGTGTGTTTAAATAGTAACAAAATGAAGTCACCAACAAACACATACAATACTTGTGATGGGACTCACATTTGGAAGGTCACCATTTTTTGAAGAGCAATTGACTGACCAATTGCTCATAATGCTCAAATTGATCAATGCACCAGTATAATATTGCTCTACCAATTGGAGGGGCCCATGTAATCAGGCGATTGGCTGACCAATTCTTGGTTGCTCTCTAGGTCGGGCAATTGGTAGGTCCAAAGACAAGTGGTGGCTCTAGTgtctttggagagaagaaactTGGCTTCAAGTTTGAAAAGAATTGCTTGAGAAGAGAGTCAAGCTCTCTACCTCTCAATCAAATTTTGAACAAACCAATTTAAACCACTAAAGCAAGTACTTGAATTGTTCAGTATTTCAACAATAATTTATCTATTATTACCCATCTTTTTCAAATCTTAttaaatattattaattattttgtcAAATGTTACCATTCAAATTGTCATAAATATTTTGTCATTATTAAATGGATAGATTATTTAGTGTACCGTTATTATCATTTAAGATTGATTAATATATCAAATTACAAATTTGTTTCGTTCATATACAAATAAATTGATTAGTTAAGAGATAGTGAGTTAAAAAACTTGATAATGGCTCTGCGCTCCAAACCTAGCCTCCTTGGCTCTGCGGTCCGACAATGGGATTAGCTGTGGTCTCCATCCTAAGCCATTTGTTGATGGTCTTTCAACGCCAACCTCATGCGGCAACCACCCAATCTAACCCCTTCATCACCTTTCTTGACTCTCGCCATAATGAATTGGATGAGGTGAAGGAGATGGATGGGTGGTCTGATCCGTGGATATCCAAGGCTTGGTAGCTGCAAAATTATTTGTTCCGGATTCGTCCAAGTAGAGGTCGGCTCAAGGTAGACCTAGGCATGTTTGGAAGAGGCCTTCTATACGATCTGGAGCTGGAGATGGCGATAATTGGCATCACAAATCTTGGATGGAAGAATGCTGCTGGTGCTTGGTATAAAGGACAGCAGCAGGAAATGATTGGGTCGGACTGTTGGCGGCAGGTTGCAGATCTGCCACTGTAGCAGGTCTTTGAAATTGGATGGGCAATGTCGGTGTTCGACTATGATCTGATGCTGGCGACGGCGATGGGGCTTGATTGCTCATGGCGATGCAGACTGAGGATGAAGACAGACATGCATAGATCGACATGCGCGACAGCCAAGTCTGCTTGTGCTGCGGCTACGAATGCTTGCATGGCAATGATGCGGTGGGGTGACGGGTTGAGGAGCGACAGTGAAGCTCCATATCGAAGGCTGGATCCTGATAGGGTGCCCCTAACAAGTTTGGGTGCCTGCACCATGCTGGCCTgctgggtgtccaaagtaaattaTGATTGCAGGCCCAATGGAAGTTTGAGACCTAAATGGGTAAAGGCTTGGAAATGGGCTCAATTAAGGGCTCTGAGTTGGAGTTGACTTCTCTTGGGGGCCAAACTGATGAGCTCTAATCTGCTagggtttcgtatttgggatctTGGAGGCTTTGATCTAGCAAAATATGTTTACCTTGACATAAGTGATACTATTGAATCTTCTAGAGTAGTACGAAAGGAGGATTCAAACTATTCTGTAATGGCGGAGCATGAAAAGTCAAATGAGAGAGATAGGTCCAATGTACCACTGTCGGTACTACCACATCTTCTTATTCTGTCTGTAAATGGcagcggaatggtatgtaaTGGTCACTCTGGCCTTAAGCTAACACAAATTTCTAGTTATTTGATAACACTCCACAAATCCTATATCTAGATGTGTTACGATATGGTTGTAACCAATCTCCATTGAGTTTCTATCTATAAAACTTTCTCCTTGATTCAAAAAATTGATTAGTTAAGATTGAATTGGCAGACAAATTGTCTTTTATTAGTGCATTGTGTAACCAAAGGTAATTGTCAATTTAGAATGAACAGTGGATTAGTGGTACCCATTTAATAAGCAAATCAGCAATTACCCAAAGGTTCATTGGTGCATTTCCTCAAATAGTGAATTTCTTGGGGAATTGCATGGGATCAAACAATACCAacccttagagcaagttcacccgttgggtcaataggtcacccactattcactactttttagtgtatattttcattctctgggtcacgggcacagtaTATTTCGTGACccaaagaatgaaaatatacactaaaaagtagtgaatagtgggtgacctattgacccaacgggtgaacttgctcttaattAGTAACTAAAGGTTGCTATTGCTCTAAGCTACCAATCATTGGGTCTTTAACCATTAAGAATGGTGGTATTAGCCAATTTGTAGAATCAAAATGTCCATGCAGAAGGAATAGCAATTAGTTTGTTTATTCTCTTTCATCTTTGTATGCAAAAAGTAGAAACGTAGCGATTTACCTATTGAAATATTCtctcaaaagaaaatatttccAAATGAGTTTTTGTTGatataatctatactattattaagagaagagagtttgctaTTCAAAACTGAAAAATTTGATGAATATAACCCtctaatattaaaaaactttagaaattgaaataaccAATATAGACCATAAtgtcaatttaaaaaaataaaaataaaataaattccttaaaataaaataaaaagaaaataaattccttaaaataaaagaaataattgttGTAAAAAACtgctttggttaagaaactacACACCtcctcctttcaaaaaaaaaaaagaaactaccCACCTCcttaccccaaaaaaaaaaaaaacacccacaCACAGAGTGTGGGCACATGCTAGTTATAAATAAACGCAATAAAGAAAAGTTTTTAGTAttcatgaaagaaaaaaagttggaATTCCCAAACAGATTATGtaatttcaaaaagaaaaaaagggaaaataaataaaaatagcgCCGCTCTCTCTCTATCCCAAAACTAGGTTAGAGATTTTTCTGCGAGATCA
It encodes:
- the LOC112168219 gene encoding uncharacterized protein LOC112168219, with the translated sequence MNSNWFSQWNERQREDEEDDEEYDAQRRRNITQVMAEAASWLATNPLQQQPQWGGSVPGRSTRHRSREVANEKLLNDYFVDDPVYPAETFRRRYRMRREVFLRMLEHVQTADPYFRQSQDCAGRPGFSPHQKLTCSLRMLATACSADSLDESFCMPESTAIENLSRFCGTIVTIYQERYLQAPTTKDLDMLLQRAERRGFPGMIGSLDCMHWQWKNCPVGWQGSFSGKSKKPTIVLEAVAAGQSPHLNYYVNGTPYEFRYYLADDIYPKWATLVQSIRQPENEQEEYFFTKQEAYRKDVERAFGILQARFAIIRQPARGWDKDSLSTIMLACIILHNMIVEDERDDYYNDESDDDEPNPNRSRRARARIYDGPNLPLDSRTGQITMVEYVSCYRRVRSQIGNSNLRKDLVKHVWSRREQGRQG